A part of Sebastes fasciatus isolate fSebFas1 chromosome 10, fSebFas1.pri, whole genome shotgun sequence genomic DNA contains:
- the wfs1b gene encoding wolframin isoform X1, whose protein sequence is MDPSLTGNPATLKPSPSSPSTLRPGLSSSSSSSTTTTPTSDRPKPKLTMPTPLTIPSPSPFTASPRTSPGLSSRSSSLSTPPASPLRQPIRSPSQVGRSQLNAASTGTGSTAAAMAPQPPPTPETEEPEDEVTLEVLEERAKSGDAKAQTKMGRYFLALAEERDEELNNCTAVTWLVQAAKQGRKDAVKHLQQCLASRKGITLENFEEVKKLCTETRFERGVRKAALLMYWKLNPERKKSVSVSEMLENVEHVHTEPGKPVSPGPLNSSAKKQRRVLENMVTSEARCQVGLDDFVEMTKKYAQGVAPSPVMASAGGDDDDDDDDDVVVKNPDKLPLHQKLLKFPLFALLEIKEHLIDWASRAGMQWLSALIPTHHVNALIFFFIISNLTIEFFIFLIPLLVFYLSFFSMVICTLRVFQNSKAWENFRALTDLLTHFEPGLDLEQAETNFGWTHLEPYLYFLLSVIFVVFSFPVADKSWIPCSELAAVALFFTVTAFLSLHASAQLFARKALLTEVLSGACSLTHLLPDSLPWFLRVFGMTFVSVPIGDIVVFNLGVPCLLYGHLFYLLFRMAQLRGFKGTYLCLVPYLVCFTWCELSLVFLNNATAIGLIRTGVGYFLLMFALPILSLGLAAMLIIQLLQWFLALEVTKMVVTLTICFVPVVLRLWTRFSLNPIVVFRSLSRSSVVKLILVWLSAVVLFCWMYVYRSEGMKVYNSTLTWPEYSSLCGPLAWKEGNMAQTQILCSHLEGHRVTWTGRFKYVRVTDIENGPQSVINLLPVVVGNWMRCLYGEPYPLCEEVKNNTAESQPLPAPAPPPENPLCKLKKLPKHECHIKRFDRYKFEVTMGMPLERKTRNGTIIEDEDATKDIVLRASNEFKSMLLYLNTGSVVEFSTILEGRLGSKWPVFELKAIHCLSCANASLPSRRQYKIEHDWRRTAQGALQFGFDFFFNPFLTAQLEQHSEPEIETVAQEGG, encoded by the exons ATGGATCCGTCGCTGACCGGCAACCCAGCCACCCTAAAACCCAGCCCCTCATCTCCCTCCACCCTGAGGCCGGGCCTTTCCTCTTCCAGCTCATCATctaccacaacaacaccaaccTCAGACCGCCCCAAGCCTAAACTCACCATGCCAACACCTCTAACCATACCCTCACCTTCTCCCTTCACCGCCTCCCCTCGGACTTCTCCGGGTCTTTCCTCCCGTTCTTCCTCCCTGTCCACGCCGCCTGCCTCCCCTCTCCGCCAGCCCATCAGAAGCCCCTCTCAGGTGGGCAGATCTCAGCTTAATGCAGCCTCCACAGGGACTGGATCCACAGCTGCTGCCATGGCTCCACAGCCTCCTCCCACACCTGAAACAG AAGAGCCAGAGGACGAGGTCACTCTTGAGGTTTTGGAGGAGAGAGCAAAGTCAGGAGATGCAAAAGCACAGACAAAG ATGGGGCGTTACTTCCTGGCGCTAGCAGAAGAAAGAGACGAGGAGCTGAACAACTGTACGGCGGTCACTTGGCTAGTCCAGGCTGCTAAACAAGGCCGCAAGGACGCCGTCAAACACCTGCAGCAGTGCTTAGCCTCCAGGAAAG GCATCACTCTGGAGAACtttgaggaggtgaagaagttGTGTACAGAGACGCGCTTTGAGAGAGGAGTCAGGAAAGCCGCTCTGCTAATGTACTGGAAGTTGAACCCGGAGAGGAAGAAGTCGGTGTCTGTTTCTGAGATGCTGGAGAACGTTGAACACGTCCACACAGAGCCGG GCAAGCCAGTGTCCCCAGGCCCACTAAACAGCTCTGCCAAGAAACAGAGGAGAGTCCTGGAGAATATGGTCACCAGTGAAG CCAGATGCCAAGTGGGTCTTGATGATTTTGTTGAGATGACTAAGAAGTACGCTCAAGGCGTTGCACCCTCACCAGTCATGGCTTCGGCAGGAGGTgatgacgacgacgacgatgatgatgatgtagtaGTGAAGAATCCGGATAAACTGCCCTTACACCAAAAG CTGCTGAAGTTCCCTCTGTTCGCtttgctggagatcaaggagcACCTCATCGACTGGGCGTCACGGGCCGGCATGCAGTGGCTCAGCGCCCTGATCCCCACGCACCACGTCAACGcactcatcttcttcttcatcatctccaaCCTCACAATCGAGttcttcatcttcctcatccCTCTGCTGGTGTTCTACCTCTCGTTCTTCTCCATGGTCATCTGCACACTGCGGGTATTTCAG AATTCAAAAGCATGGGAAAACTTCCGGGCCCTGACAGACCTGCTGACTCACTTTGAACCCGGTCTTGATCTGGAGCAGGCCGAGACCAACTTTGGATGGACACACTTAGAGCCTTATCT GTACTTCCTGCTCTCGGTGATCTTTGTGGTTTTCTCTTTCCCCGTTGCTGATAAATCCTGGATCCCCTGCTCAGAGTTGGCTGCcgtcgctctcttcttcaccgtcacCGCCTTCCTCAGCCTCCACGCCTCAGCTCAGCTCTTCGCCCGTAAAGCGCTCCTCACAGAGGTCCTCTCCGGAGCGTGCTCCCTCACCCACCTCCTGCCAGACTCCCTCCCCTGGTTCCTCAGGGTCTTTGGGATGACGTTCGTCTCTGTGCCTATAGGAGACATCGTGGTGTTCAACCTGGGGGTGCCGTGTCTGCTGTACGGACACCTTTTCTATCTGCTCTTCCGTATGGCTCAGCTGAGAGGCTTCAAGGGCACCTACCTGTGCCTGGTGCCCTACCTGGTTTGCTTCACCTGGTGTGAGCTCAGCTTGGTGTTCCTTAACAACGCCACTGCAATAGGACTGATCCGCACCGGCGTCGGCTACTTCCTCTTAATGTTCGCCCTTCCTATACTCTCACTAGGCCTGGCTGCTATGCTCATCATCCAGTTACTGCAGTGGTTTCTCGCCCTGGAAGTGACCAAGATGGTGGTCACCTTGACAATTTGCTTCGTGCCAGTAGTGTTGAGGCTCTGGACTCGCTTCAGCCTCAACCCCATTGTGGTTTTTCGGTCTTTGTCACGGAGCAGCGTCGTGAAACTCATCCTGGTGTGGCTCAGTGCCGTGGTGCTCTTCTGCTGGATGTACGTCTACAGGTCTGAAGGCATGAAGGTTTATAACTCCACCCTGACGTGGCCCGAGTACAGCAGCCTCTGCGGCCCTCTGGCCTGGAAAGAGGGCAACATGGCCCAAACTCAGATTCTCTGCTCTCATCTTGAAGGACATCGTGTCACCTGGACCGGACGTTTCAAATACGTCCGCGTTACCGACATCGAGAACGGGCCCCAGTCGGTCATCAACCTGCTGCCTGTGGTTGTGGGGAACTGGATGCGGTGCCTGTATGGCGAGCCGTATCCGTTGTGTGAGGaggtaaaaaacaacacagctgAGTCCCAGCCTCTGCCCGCTCCGGCTCCTCCTCCAGAAAATCCCCTCTGTAAACTAAAGAAACTGCCCAAGCACGAATGTCACATCAAGCGCTTTGATCGATACAAATTCGAGGTCACGATGGGCATGCCGCTGGAGAGGAAGACCAGGAACGGGACGATCATAGAGGACGAAGATGCGACTAAGGACATAGTCCTGCGGGCCAGTAACGAGTTCAAGTCGATGCTTTTATACTTAAACACAGGAAGCGTGGTGGAGTTCAGCACCATACTGGAGGGCCGTTTGGGCTCCAAGTGGCCCGTGTTTGAACTGAAAGCCATTCACTGCCTGTCGTGCGCCAACGCCAGCTTGCCCAGCCGCAGGCAGTACAAGATCGAACACGACTGGAGGCGCACGGCTCAGGGCGCCCTGCAGTTTGGTTTTGACTTCTTCTTCAACCCCTTCTTGACCGCTCAGCTAGAGCAACACTCGGAGCCTGAAATTGAGACTGTGGCACAGGAGGGGGGTTAG
- the LOC141775444 gene encoding serine/threonine-protein phosphatase 2A 55 kDa regulatory subunit B beta isoform isoform X1, whose amino-acid sequence MLSPIQVLCSDITTLSLEPEPFASYTEADIISTVEFNHTGELLATGDKGGRVVIFQREPESKSEPFSQGEYNVYSTFQSHEPEFDYLKSLEIEEKINKIRWLPQQNAAHFLLSTNDKTIKLWKVSERDKRPEGYNLKDEEGRIKDMSTVTSLQVPVLMPMDLMVEVSPRRVFANAHTYHVNSISVNSDYETYMSADDLRINLWHLDITDRSFNIVDIKPANMEDLTEVITAAEFHPHHCNLFVYSSSKGTLRLCDMREQALCDKHSKLFEEPEDPSARSFFSEIISSVSDVKFSHSGRYLLTRDYLTAKVWDLNMESKPLETYQVHDYLRSKLCSLYENDCIFDKFECAWNGSDSVIMTGAYNNFFRMFDRNTKRDVTLEASRESSKPRAVLKPRRVCAAGGKRRKDDISVDSLDFTKKILHTAWHPTENIIAIAATNNLYIFQDKLNSELH is encoded by the exons ATGTTGAGCCCCATCCAGGTCCTGTGCTCCGACATCACTACCCTTTCTCTGGAGCCCGAGCCGTTTGCCTCTTACACTGAAG CTGATATCATCTCCACTGTTGAGTTCAACCACACCGGAGAGCTTCTGGCCACAGGGGACAAGGGAGGCCGAGTGGTCATCTTTCAGAGGGAACCTgag AGCAAGAGTGAGCCATTCTCCCAGGGAGAGTACAACGTCTACAGCACCTTCCAGAGTCATGAGCCCGAGTTCGACTACCTTAAGAGTCTGGAGATCGAGGAGAAGATCAATAAGATCCGATGGCTGCCTCAGCAGAACGCCGCAcacttcctcctctccaccaacg ATAAGACCATTAAGTTGTGGAAGGTGAGTGAAAGAGACAAACGGCCGGAGGGATACAACCTGAAGGATGAGGAGGGTCGCATCAAGGACATGTCCACTGTCACCTCCCTACAG GTGCCGGTGTTGATGCCGATGGATCTGATGGTGGAGGTGAGCCCGCGGCGAGTGTTCGCCAACGCCCACACCTACCACGTCAACTCCATCTCCGTCAACTCCGACTATGAGACCTACATGTCAGCTGATGACCTGAGGATCAACCTCTGGCATCTGGACATCaccgaccgcagcttca ACATCGTGGACATCAAGCCGGCCAACATGGAGGATCTGACGGAGGTGATCACCGCGGCTGAGTTTCACCCCCACCACTGCAACCTGTTCGTCTATAGCAGCAGTAAAGGCACCCTGCGCCTCTGTGACATGAGGGAACAGGCGCTGTGCGACAAACACTCCAAAT TATTCGAGGAGCCCGAGGACCCCAGCGCCCGCTCCTTCTTCTCTGAGATCATCTCATCCGTGTCGGACGTCAAGTTCAGCCACAGCGGCCGCTACCTGCTCACCAGAGACTACCTGACTGCCAAAGTCTGGGACCTCAACATGGAGAGCAAGCCCCTGGAGACATACCAG GTTCACGATTACCTCCGCAGCAAGTTGTGTTCCCTTTACGAAAACGACTGCATCTTTGACAAGTTTGAGTGTGCCTGGAACGGCTCGGACAG TGTGATCATGACCGGAGCCTACAACAACTTCTTCCGCATGTTCGACCGCAACACCAAACGCGACGTGACCCTGGAGGCGTCGAGGGAGAGCAGCAAACCCCGAGCCGTCCTGAAGCCGCGGCGGGTCTGCGCCGCCGGGGGGAAGCGCCGGAAAGACGACATCAGCGTGGACAGCCTGGACTTCACCAAGAAGATCCTCCACACGGCCTGGCACCCGACCGAGAACATCATCGCCATCGCCGCCACCAACAACCTGTACATCTTCCAGGACAAACTCAACTCTGAGCTGCATTAA
- the LOC141775444 gene encoding serine/threonine-protein phosphatase 2A 55 kDa regulatory subunit B gamma isoform isoform X2: MGEDTDATPTLNHRGFLPDHNYVTEADIISTVEFNHTGELLATGDKGGRVVIFQREPESKSEPFSQGEYNVYSTFQSHEPEFDYLKSLEIEEKINKIRWLPQQNAAHFLLSTNDKTIKLWKVSERDKRPEGYNLKDEEGRIKDMSTVTSLQVPVLMPMDLMVEVSPRRVFANAHTYHVNSISVNSDYETYMSADDLRINLWHLDITDRSFNIVDIKPANMEDLTEVITAAEFHPHHCNLFVYSSSKGTLRLCDMREQALCDKHSKLFEEPEDPSARSFFSEIISSVSDVKFSHSGRYLLTRDYLTAKVWDLNMESKPLETYQVHDYLRSKLCSLYENDCIFDKFECAWNGSDSVIMTGAYNNFFRMFDRNTKRDVTLEASRESSKPRAVLKPRRVCAAGGKRRKDDISVDSLDFTKKILHTAWHPTENIIAIAATNNLYIFQDKLNSELH; encoded by the exons ATGGGCGAAGACACTGACGCCACCCCGACGCTCAACCACCGCGGCTTCCTCCCCGACCACAACTATGTGACTGAAG CTGATATCATCTCCACTGTTGAGTTCAACCACACCGGAGAGCTTCTGGCCACAGGGGACAAGGGAGGCCGAGTGGTCATCTTTCAGAGGGAACCTgag AGCAAGAGTGAGCCATTCTCCCAGGGAGAGTACAACGTCTACAGCACCTTCCAGAGTCATGAGCCCGAGTTCGACTACCTTAAGAGTCTGGAGATCGAGGAGAAGATCAATAAGATCCGATGGCTGCCTCAGCAGAACGCCGCAcacttcctcctctccaccaacg ATAAGACCATTAAGTTGTGGAAGGTGAGTGAAAGAGACAAACGGCCGGAGGGATACAACCTGAAGGATGAGGAGGGTCGCATCAAGGACATGTCCACTGTCACCTCCCTACAG GTGCCGGTGTTGATGCCGATGGATCTGATGGTGGAGGTGAGCCCGCGGCGAGTGTTCGCCAACGCCCACACCTACCACGTCAACTCCATCTCCGTCAACTCCGACTATGAGACCTACATGTCAGCTGATGACCTGAGGATCAACCTCTGGCATCTGGACATCaccgaccgcagcttca ACATCGTGGACATCAAGCCGGCCAACATGGAGGATCTGACGGAGGTGATCACCGCGGCTGAGTTTCACCCCCACCACTGCAACCTGTTCGTCTATAGCAGCAGTAAAGGCACCCTGCGCCTCTGTGACATGAGGGAACAGGCGCTGTGCGACAAACACTCCAAAT TATTCGAGGAGCCCGAGGACCCCAGCGCCCGCTCCTTCTTCTCTGAGATCATCTCATCCGTGTCGGACGTCAAGTTCAGCCACAGCGGCCGCTACCTGCTCACCAGAGACTACCTGACTGCCAAAGTCTGGGACCTCAACATGGAGAGCAAGCCCCTGGAGACATACCAG GTTCACGATTACCTCCGCAGCAAGTTGTGTTCCCTTTACGAAAACGACTGCATCTTTGACAAGTTTGAGTGTGCCTGGAACGGCTCGGACAG TGTGATCATGACCGGAGCCTACAACAACTTCTTCCGCATGTTCGACCGCAACACCAAACGCGACGTGACCCTGGAGGCGTCGAGGGAGAGCAGCAAACCCCGAGCCGTCCTGAAGCCGCGGCGGGTCTGCGCCGCCGGGGGGAAGCGCCGGAAAGACGACATCAGCGTGGACAGCCTGGACTTCACCAAGAAGATCCTCCACACGGCCTGGCACCCGACCGAGAACATCATCGCCATCGCCGCCACCAACAACCTGTACATCTTCCAGGACAAACTCAACTCTGAGCTGCATTAA
- the wfs1b gene encoding wolframin isoform X2, with the protein MDPSLTGNPATLKPSPSSPSTLRPGLSSSSSSSTTTTPTSDRPKPKLTMPTPLTIPSPSPFTASPRTSPGLSSRSSSLSTPPASPLRQPIRSPSQVGRSQLNAASTGTGSTAAAMAPQPPPTPETEPEDEVTLEVLEERAKSGDAKAQTKMGRYFLALAEERDEELNNCTAVTWLVQAAKQGRKDAVKHLQQCLASRKGITLENFEEVKKLCTETRFERGVRKAALLMYWKLNPERKKSVSVSEMLENVEHVHTEPGKPVSPGPLNSSAKKQRRVLENMVTSEARCQVGLDDFVEMTKKYAQGVAPSPVMASAGGDDDDDDDDDVVVKNPDKLPLHQKLLKFPLFALLEIKEHLIDWASRAGMQWLSALIPTHHVNALIFFFIISNLTIEFFIFLIPLLVFYLSFFSMVICTLRVFQNSKAWENFRALTDLLTHFEPGLDLEQAETNFGWTHLEPYLYFLLSVIFVVFSFPVADKSWIPCSELAAVALFFTVTAFLSLHASAQLFARKALLTEVLSGACSLTHLLPDSLPWFLRVFGMTFVSVPIGDIVVFNLGVPCLLYGHLFYLLFRMAQLRGFKGTYLCLVPYLVCFTWCELSLVFLNNATAIGLIRTGVGYFLLMFALPILSLGLAAMLIIQLLQWFLALEVTKMVVTLTICFVPVVLRLWTRFSLNPIVVFRSLSRSSVVKLILVWLSAVVLFCWMYVYRSEGMKVYNSTLTWPEYSSLCGPLAWKEGNMAQTQILCSHLEGHRVTWTGRFKYVRVTDIENGPQSVINLLPVVVGNWMRCLYGEPYPLCEEVKNNTAESQPLPAPAPPPENPLCKLKKLPKHECHIKRFDRYKFEVTMGMPLERKTRNGTIIEDEDATKDIVLRASNEFKSMLLYLNTGSVVEFSTILEGRLGSKWPVFELKAIHCLSCANASLPSRRQYKIEHDWRRTAQGALQFGFDFFFNPFLTAQLEQHSEPEIETVAQEGG; encoded by the exons ATGGATCCGTCGCTGACCGGCAACCCAGCCACCCTAAAACCCAGCCCCTCATCTCCCTCCACCCTGAGGCCGGGCCTTTCCTCTTCCAGCTCATCATctaccacaacaacaccaaccTCAGACCGCCCCAAGCCTAAACTCACCATGCCAACACCTCTAACCATACCCTCACCTTCTCCCTTCACCGCCTCCCCTCGGACTTCTCCGGGTCTTTCCTCCCGTTCTTCCTCCCTGTCCACGCCGCCTGCCTCCCCTCTCCGCCAGCCCATCAGAAGCCCCTCTCAGGTGGGCAGATCTCAGCTTAATGCAGCCTCCACAGGGACTGGATCCACAGCTGCTGCCATGGCTCCACAGCCTCCTCCCACACCTGAAACAG AGCCAGAGGACGAGGTCACTCTTGAGGTTTTGGAGGAGAGAGCAAAGTCAGGAGATGCAAAAGCACAGACAAAG ATGGGGCGTTACTTCCTGGCGCTAGCAGAAGAAAGAGACGAGGAGCTGAACAACTGTACGGCGGTCACTTGGCTAGTCCAGGCTGCTAAACAAGGCCGCAAGGACGCCGTCAAACACCTGCAGCAGTGCTTAGCCTCCAGGAAAG GCATCACTCTGGAGAACtttgaggaggtgaagaagttGTGTACAGAGACGCGCTTTGAGAGAGGAGTCAGGAAAGCCGCTCTGCTAATGTACTGGAAGTTGAACCCGGAGAGGAAGAAGTCGGTGTCTGTTTCTGAGATGCTGGAGAACGTTGAACACGTCCACACAGAGCCGG GCAAGCCAGTGTCCCCAGGCCCACTAAACAGCTCTGCCAAGAAACAGAGGAGAGTCCTGGAGAATATGGTCACCAGTGAAG CCAGATGCCAAGTGGGTCTTGATGATTTTGTTGAGATGACTAAGAAGTACGCTCAAGGCGTTGCACCCTCACCAGTCATGGCTTCGGCAGGAGGTgatgacgacgacgacgatgatgatgatgtagtaGTGAAGAATCCGGATAAACTGCCCTTACACCAAAAG CTGCTGAAGTTCCCTCTGTTCGCtttgctggagatcaaggagcACCTCATCGACTGGGCGTCACGGGCCGGCATGCAGTGGCTCAGCGCCCTGATCCCCACGCACCACGTCAACGcactcatcttcttcttcatcatctccaaCCTCACAATCGAGttcttcatcttcctcatccCTCTGCTGGTGTTCTACCTCTCGTTCTTCTCCATGGTCATCTGCACACTGCGGGTATTTCAG AATTCAAAAGCATGGGAAAACTTCCGGGCCCTGACAGACCTGCTGACTCACTTTGAACCCGGTCTTGATCTGGAGCAGGCCGAGACCAACTTTGGATGGACACACTTAGAGCCTTATCT GTACTTCCTGCTCTCGGTGATCTTTGTGGTTTTCTCTTTCCCCGTTGCTGATAAATCCTGGATCCCCTGCTCAGAGTTGGCTGCcgtcgctctcttcttcaccgtcacCGCCTTCCTCAGCCTCCACGCCTCAGCTCAGCTCTTCGCCCGTAAAGCGCTCCTCACAGAGGTCCTCTCCGGAGCGTGCTCCCTCACCCACCTCCTGCCAGACTCCCTCCCCTGGTTCCTCAGGGTCTTTGGGATGACGTTCGTCTCTGTGCCTATAGGAGACATCGTGGTGTTCAACCTGGGGGTGCCGTGTCTGCTGTACGGACACCTTTTCTATCTGCTCTTCCGTATGGCTCAGCTGAGAGGCTTCAAGGGCACCTACCTGTGCCTGGTGCCCTACCTGGTTTGCTTCACCTGGTGTGAGCTCAGCTTGGTGTTCCTTAACAACGCCACTGCAATAGGACTGATCCGCACCGGCGTCGGCTACTTCCTCTTAATGTTCGCCCTTCCTATACTCTCACTAGGCCTGGCTGCTATGCTCATCATCCAGTTACTGCAGTGGTTTCTCGCCCTGGAAGTGACCAAGATGGTGGTCACCTTGACAATTTGCTTCGTGCCAGTAGTGTTGAGGCTCTGGACTCGCTTCAGCCTCAACCCCATTGTGGTTTTTCGGTCTTTGTCACGGAGCAGCGTCGTGAAACTCATCCTGGTGTGGCTCAGTGCCGTGGTGCTCTTCTGCTGGATGTACGTCTACAGGTCTGAAGGCATGAAGGTTTATAACTCCACCCTGACGTGGCCCGAGTACAGCAGCCTCTGCGGCCCTCTGGCCTGGAAAGAGGGCAACATGGCCCAAACTCAGATTCTCTGCTCTCATCTTGAAGGACATCGTGTCACCTGGACCGGACGTTTCAAATACGTCCGCGTTACCGACATCGAGAACGGGCCCCAGTCGGTCATCAACCTGCTGCCTGTGGTTGTGGGGAACTGGATGCGGTGCCTGTATGGCGAGCCGTATCCGTTGTGTGAGGaggtaaaaaacaacacagctgAGTCCCAGCCTCTGCCCGCTCCGGCTCCTCCTCCAGAAAATCCCCTCTGTAAACTAAAGAAACTGCCCAAGCACGAATGTCACATCAAGCGCTTTGATCGATACAAATTCGAGGTCACGATGGGCATGCCGCTGGAGAGGAAGACCAGGAACGGGACGATCATAGAGGACGAAGATGCGACTAAGGACATAGTCCTGCGGGCCAGTAACGAGTTCAAGTCGATGCTTTTATACTTAAACACAGGAAGCGTGGTGGAGTTCAGCACCATACTGGAGGGCCGTTTGGGCTCCAAGTGGCCCGTGTTTGAACTGAAAGCCATTCACTGCCTGTCGTGCGCCAACGCCAGCTTGCCCAGCCGCAGGCAGTACAAGATCGAACACGACTGGAGGCGCACGGCTCAGGGCGCCCTGCAGTTTGGTTTTGACTTCTTCTTCAACCCCTTCTTGACCGCTCAGCTAGAGCAACACTCGGAGCCTGAAATTGAGACTGTGGCACAGGAGGGGGGTTAG